From Anopheles darlingi chromosome 2, idAnoDarlMG_H_01, whole genome shotgun sequence, the proteins below share one genomic window:
- the LOC125952329 gene encoding maltase 2-like, which yields MGAHKIADRRVVVGALLLLFCCSATHCQETPDDTKQWWETAVFYQIYPRSFYDSNADGVGDVRGVTAKLQYLKDTGIDATWLSPIFSSPQVDFGYDVSDFKEVDPLFGTNADLEELFREATKLGIKIVLDFVPNHTSDKHQWFIDSEKGIAPYKDYYVWHPGKMVNGQRVPPNNWQSVFYGSAWEWSELRGEYYLHQFAKGQPDLNYRNPAVIAEFDDVLRYWMERGAAGFRVDAINHMFEHPDFIDEPINNPGDPNSYGYTHHIYTKDLPETYDVIAHWRGVLDDFARQKGSDGIIMMTEAYANLTMTLRYYESDDGREQRAHFPFNFVMIEELGEGSTAHEFKFVIDRWLNNLPRGKTTNWVLGNHDKPRVASRYGSERVDGMQLMLMALPGVAVTYNGDELGMVDFRDMSYEDTLDPQGCNLGPVDFKWASRDPQRVPFQWDDTFNAGFSKAPRTWLPVHPLYRQTNLLKQQEADYSHYKFYLDAVSMRKDRVFTHGLFKSRAFGDWAFAFVRYLREHENRFDDPYRVVLINFSWEPKMIDVNELYEIRNQTEVYLVGTESRHKVGHRLDAKQVMLGPWDSIVLGPISAGTQLTLSFALLVLAVVKSFLI from the exons ATGGGTGCGCATAAGATTGCAGATCGTAGAGTGGTTGTTGGAGCGTTATTGCTCCTCTTCTGCTGTAGTGCTACCCATTGTCAGGAGACTCCTGACGATACGAAGCAGTGGTGGGAGACGGCCGTGTTCTATCAAATCTATCCGCGGTCCTTCTACGACAGCAATGCCGACGGTGTGGGTGATGTGCGGGGTGTGACGGCGAAGTTGCAATACCTGAAGGATACGGGCATCGATGCGACCTGGCTCAGTCCGATCTTCAGCTCACCGCAAGTCGACTTTGGTTACGATGTGTCGGACTTTAAGGAGGTGGATCCTCTGTTCGGGACGAACGCTGATTTGGAGGAACTGTTCAGGGAGGCCACCAAGCTGGGCATAAAGATCGTGCTGGACTTTGTGCCGAACCATACGAGTGATAAGCATCAGTGGTTCATCGATTCGGAGAAGGGTATTGCACCGTACAAGGATTACTACGTGTGGCATCCGGGCAAGATGGTGAATGGGCAGCGCGTTCCACCGAACAACTGG CAATCGGTATTCTATGGTTCGGCCTGGGAGTGGAGCGAACTGCGCGGTGAGTATTACCTGCACCAGTTCGCCAAGGGACAACCGGATCTGAACTATCGCAATCCCGCCGTCATCGCCGAGTTCGATGACGTGCTTCGGTACTGGATGGAGCGTGGTGCGGCCGGATTCCGTGTCGATGCGATCAACCACATGTTCGAGCATCCGGATTTCATCGACGAACCGATCAACAACCCGGGCGATCCGAACAGCTACGGTTACACGCATCACATCTACACGAAGGATCTGCCGGAGACGTACGATGTGATCGCCCATTGGCGCGGCGTGCTGGATGATTTCGCTCGTCAGAAGGGTTCTGATGGGAT TATTATGATGACGGAGGCATACGCGAACCTCACGATGACCCTGAGATACTACGAATCGGACGATGGGCGGGAACAACGGGCCCACTTTCCCTTCAACTTCGTCATGATCGAGGAGCTGGGCGAGGGTTCGACGGCGCACGAGTTCAAGTTCGTTATCGACCGATGGCTCAACAATTTGCCACGTGGCAAGACGACGAACTGGGTGCTCGGGAATCACGATAAGCCGCGCGTCGCTAGCCGCTACGGTTCGGAGCGTGTGGATGGGATGcagttgatgttgatggccCTGCCGGGTGTTGCGGTGACGTACAATGGCGACGAACTGGGGATGGTGGATTTCCGCGACATGTCGTACGAGGATACGCTCGATCCGCAGGGATGTAATCTTGGTCCGGTGGACTTCAAATGGGCATCCCGGGATCCACAGCGGGTTCCGTTCCAGTGGGATGACACGTTTAATGCCGGGTTCTCGAAAGCTCCGCGTACCTGGTTACCGGTTCATCCGCTGTATCGGCAAACGAACTTActgaagcagcaggaagcggaCTATAGCCACTACAAGTTCTACCTGGATGCGGTCAGCATGCGCAAGGATCGCGTGTTCACGCACGGTCTGTTCAAGTCGCGCGCGTTCGGTGATTGGGCGTTCGCTTTTGTGCGATATCTGCGGGAGCACGAGAATCGGTTCGACGATCCGTACCGGGTGGTGCTGATCAACTTCTCCTGGGAGCCGAAAATGATCGACGTGAACGAACTGTACGAGATTCGCAATCAGACCGAGGTGTACCTGGTTGGTACTGAGTCACGGCACAAGGTGGGCCACCGTTTGGATGCCAAGCAGGTTATGCTCGGTCCCTGGGATTCGATCGTCCTCGGACCGATATCTGCCGGCACTCAGCTGACGCTTTCCTTCGCTTTGCTCGTTCTCGCAGTAGTGAAGAGTTTCCTTATCTAG
- the LOC125952287 gene encoding uncharacterized protein LOC125952287, whose product MAHRLCIGHWLWFPLMLTLMVSADSDDGPSVHDDNGGSWWQRTVFYQIYPRSFMDSNGDGVGDLRGIRDRLAHLKDAGIGATWLSPIFLSPMVDFGYDITDYTVIQPEYGTMQDFEELMAEARRLDIKIILDFVPNHTSDQCEWFRRSVAREPGYSDYYVWHDGREDPSGANGTRLPPNNWQSVFYGSAWTYHPERGQYYLHQFTAQQPDLNFRNPAVVEEMKQVLRFWLRKGVAGFRIDAINHLFEVEDFRDEPETGTDRDPLSYGFTHHIYTKDLLEDYDMVYQWRELLDEWSREHPEDEARIIMTEAYANITFTMRYYHSVAAEGNGPPRAGSHMPFNFLLITDLNRDASAPDFVFTINKWLTYMPRDATANWVLGNHDQPRVGSRFGTERIDAMHTLVLTLPGIAVTYYGEEIGMVDYRDAIATGPSQREDDGGEAFIVFSRDPERTPFQWDDTTNAGFSVAPSTWLPVNPNYRELNLEAQKRAERSHYKTYQELVRLRQHDTFRRGSILPVPYSNDVLTYVRELQGSDTFVVVINLAASPRTVDLSAIFPRLAEQLTIASSGSTSSYRIGDIVRTNQLLVDGNDGLVLRSIHVPERQRVGGSARRATTNVLWSAAKDAAVIASIIIAVGTSYYHFRFCPPATTLFIRGGSNDGDGNGDLRGLLERFDHLVDLGVTGICLGPLFLSPMRDDGHDVSDYRSIDPRYGTLDQFKELLEKAHGHGIKVVLDLVPNHTSDEHEWFQKMLEENPTYREYYITREGVVGSDEQREPPNNWRSLYHRAAWSQLASDGPYYLHQFDESEPELNYRNAKVKHEMEGIIRFWLDTGADGLRFEKVDHLLEDRLYRNEPLLDPEGPVTYENMQHNYTRDLNENYVIVFEWRTVFDEYTAASAATGNDASKLMITAAYGSSLANSLKWFAIGSRNGAHIAQNFAFAERLRDDWRAEELQTLVDGWLNEMPPTGKANWALGSQNHRRVASRFGRERAAGLAMLSLTLPGTVFVYYGEEIGMEDNEHIGWTESVDPLGCNTNESSYLQYSRDPARTPFQWDASNEWAGFADTPLGTPKADAPGPWLPVHPNYRECNLALAKASNRSLYHLYRGLIRLRQESSVFARGAYRSFVLPNNVFAILRSQGTDKVYGTVMNANPHTVTLDLTQVYGHTRGALVAFVSPEGNHEPGELILDVTHVTLAQYETIVVELKSGAPECTNGFSSTMRLTVSLLVVIALGVLGVASGKTAPSRQSHDHGSQDWWEAGVFYQIYPRSFKDSDSNGVGDLKGITEKLGHLVDLGIDGVWLSPVFKSPMADFGYDIADFRSIDPLFGTMADLDAMIAKAKELGIRVILDFVPNHTSDEHEWFVKAQNNDPAFRDFYVWREPRGNAEPNNWQSVFHTPAWTRLPGQTQYYLHQFDKKQPDLNYQNQRVKDEMESMIRFWLDKGVDGFRIDAINHVYEDPQFRDEELIDPKGELIWENLDHKYTQNLPECYDLIYDWRDVFDQYKARDNVTRLMMTEAYANLEQTMLWYGNPTRNRKGAHIPFNFAMINRLSNDSRAGDFKEIIDEWLDAMPAGQQANWVLGNHDRPRIASRFGRDRASSFAVLEMTLPGIAVVYYGEEIGMEDNRDITFEETKDPQAANTNPDVYQQFTRDPVRTPFQWDDTAYAGFTSATARDTWLPVHPNYRQLNLAAQKAAPESMFKLYQRLIKLRKEDTFRHGDYESKVMLNNVFGYTRTLEDHQSYAVVVNLNDNDVNVNLQELHADVEGAKVVLTSLGAKLKEGDEITEVFHVIVGAYDAVVFEISSSASTLGVSMLLMLFASILRSLF is encoded by the exons ATGGCGCACCGTCTATGCATTGGCCACTGGTTGTGGTTTCCTTTGATGCTGACATTGATGGTGAGTGCAGACTCCGATGATGGACCGAGCgtacacgacgacaacggtggtTCGTGGTGGCAGCGCACGGTGTTCTATCAAATCTATCCCCGCTCGTTCATGGACTCGAACGGTGACGGTGTAGGGGATCTGCGGGGTATCCGGGATCGTCTGGCGCACCTGAAGGATGCCGGCATCGGTGCCACCTGGCTATCGCccatctttctctcgccgATGGTCGACTTTGGTTACGACATTACGGATTACACCGTCATCCAGCCCGAGTACGGTACGATGCAGGACTTTGAGGAGCTGATGGCCGAAGCACGGCGCCTCGACATCAAAATCATTCTCGACTTCGTCCCGAACCACACGAGCGATCAGTGTGAGTGGTTCCGGCGTTCGGTTGCCCGAGAACCGGGCTACAGCGACTACTACGTGTGGCATGATGGACGCGAGGATCCTTCCGGTGCTAATGGGACCCGTTTACCGCCGAATAATTGG CAATCGGTGTTTTATGGTTCCGCTTGGACGTACCACCCGGAAAGGGGCCAGTACTACCTGCACCAGTTTACGGCCCAGCAGCCGGATTTGAACTTTCGCAATCCGGCCGTAGTCGAGGAGATGAAGCAGGTGCTACGGTTCTGGTTGCGCAAGGGTGTGGCCGGCTTTCGCATCGACGCCATAAACCATCTGTTCGAGGTGGAGGATTTTCGGGATGAGCCGGAAACGGGCACTGACCGGGATCCGCTTTCGTACGGCTTTACCCATCACATCTACACGAAGGATTTG CTCGAGGATTACGATATGGTGTACCAGTGGAGAGAGTTACTGGACGAATGGTCTCGGGAACACCCTGAAGATGAGGCGCGCATTATTATGACGGAGGCGTACGCCAACATTACCTTCACGATGCGTTACTATCACTCGGTGGCAGCCGAAGGTAATGGGCCTCCAAGGGCCGGTTCTCATATGCCGTTCAACTTTCTGCTGATCACCGACCTGAACCGCGATGCCAGCGCACCGGACTTTGTGTTCACGATCAACAAATGGCTCACGTACATGCCCCGTGATGCAACAGCCAACTGGGTGCTGGGCAATCACGATCAACCACGCGTCGGTAGCCGTTTCGGGACGGAAAGGATCGATGCGATGCACACGCTGGTACTAACGCTGCCCGGCATTGCGGTCACGTACTATGGCGAGGAGATTGGTATGGTCGACTATCGGGATGCAATCGCTACTGGACCATCGCAGCGGGAGGATGACGGCGGTGAGGCGTTCATCGTGTTTTCCCGTGATCCCGAGAGGACGCCCTTTCAGTGGGATGATACAACGAATGCAGGTTTCTCGGTCGCTCCCAGCACCTGGCTGCCGGTGAATCCGAACTATCGCGAGCTAAACCTGGAGGCACAGAAGCGCGCCGAAAGAAGTCACTACAAAACGTACCAGGAGTTGGTCCGGTTGCGACAGCATGACACGTTCCGGCGTGGCTCGATACTGCCGGTGCCCTACTCGAATGACGTGCTGACGTACGTTCGGGAGCTGCAAGGAAGTGACACGTTCGTGGTCGTGATCAATTTGGCTGCCAGCCCAAGGACCGTCGATTTGAGTGCCATTTTCCCAAGACTAGCGGAGCAGCTGACGATTGCTTCAAGTGGCTCTACCTCAAGCTATCGCATAGG CGATATCGTCAGGACGAACCAGCTGCTAGTGGATGGGAACGATGGTTTGGTTCTACGCAGCATCCACGTTCCAGAAAG GCAACGCGTCGGTGGTTCCGCGCGGCGAGCTACTACGAATGTCCTTTGGAGTGCGGCAAAGGACGCTGCAGTAATTGCGTCCATCATAATTGCAGTCGGCACCAGCTACTATCACTTCCGTTTCTGCCCACCAGCAACCACGCTATTCATTCGCGGAGGCAGCAA TGATGGCGATGGGAATGGTGACCTACGGGGGCTGCTGGAGCGGTTCGACCATCTGGTCGATCTCGGCGTCACGGGTATCTGCTTGGGTCCACTGTTCCTTTCGCCGATGCGTGACGATGGGCACGATGTGTCAGACTACCGCAGCATCGATCCACGCTACGGTACGCTGGACCAGTTTAAGGAATTGCTCGAGAAAGCACACGGCCACGGTATCAAGGTGGTGCTGGATCTCGTCCCAAACCATACGAGCGACGAGCACGAGTGGTTCCAGAAGATGTTGGAAGAGAATCCCACCTACCGTGAGTACTACATCACGCGTGAGGGTGTCGTGGGTTCGGATGAGCAGCGGGAGCCACCTAACAATTGG CGCTCGCTGTACCACAGGGCAGCCTGGTCTCAGCTCGCTTCCGATGGTCCATACTACCTTCATCAGTTCGATGAATCGGAACCCGAACTGAACTATCGCAATGCGAAGGTGAAGCACGAGATGGAGGGCATCATCCGTTTCTGGCTCGACACCGGTGCCGATGGGTTGCGGTTCGAGAAGGTCGACCATCTGCTGGAGGACCGACTGTACCGGAACGAACCGTTACTAGATCCCGAAGGGCCAGTTACTTACGAGAATATGCAGCACAATTACACACGTGACCTG AACGAAAACTACGTCATCGTATTCGAGTGGCGCACTGTGTTCGATGAGTACACCGCCGCCAGCGCTGCAACCGGTAATGACGCCAGCAAGCTCATGATAACGGCGGCCTATGGTAGCAGTTTAGCGAACAGCCTGAAGTGGTTCGCCATCGGCAGTCGCAATGGGGCCCACATTGCGCAGAACTTTGCATTCGCTGAACGGCTGCGTGATGATTGGCGAGCCGAAGAGCTGCAAACACTCGTCGACGGGTGGCTCAATGAGATGCCACCGACCGGGAAGGCAAACTGGGCGCTGGGAAGTCAGAATCATCGAAGAGTAGCTTCCCGATTTGGCCGGGAGCGGGCCGCAGGATTGGCTATGCTTTCCCTTACCCTGCCCGGTACCGTGTTCGTGTATTAC GGTGAAGAGATAGGAATGGAGGACAATGAGCATATCGGATGGACGGAATCAGTCGATCCGCTTGGTTGTAATACGAACGAGAGCAGCTATCTGCAATACTCGCGAGATCCTGCCCGTACACCGTTCCAGTGGGATGCCAGTAACGAGTGGGCCGGATTTGCCGACACACCGCTCGGAACACCGAAGGCCGACGCCCCTGGTCCTTGGTTACCGGTGCATCCGAACTATCGCGAGTGCAATCTGGCGCTAGCGAAGGCTTCCAACCGCTCACTGTATCACCTGTACCGGGGTCTTATCCGGTTACGACAGGAATCGAGTGTCTTCGCCCGGGGAGCGTATCGGTCATTCGTGCTGCCGAACAATGTGTTTGCAATACTACGATCGCAGGGTACCGATAAGGTGTACGGGACGGTGATGAACGCGAATCCGCACACGGTAACGCTCGATCTGACGCAAGTGTACGGACATACCAGGGGAGCGTTGGTTGCCTTCGTATCGCCGGAAGGTAACCATGAGCCCGGAGAGCTGATCCTCGATGTGACGCACGTAACGCTCGCACAATACGAAACGATCGTCGTGGAGCTCAAGTCAGGAGCTCCGG AGTGTACGAACGGTTTCTCTAGCACGATGCGGTTGACGGTGagcttgctggtggtgatcgccCTTGGTGTCCTAGGAGTGGCCAGTGGAAAGACGGCACCGAGCCGACAGTCGCACGATCACGGCTCACAGGACTGGTGGGAGGCGGGAGTGTTTTATCAGATCTATCCGCGTTCGTTCAAGGACAGTGACAGTAATGGTGTCGGCGATCTGAAGGGTATTACGGAGAAGCTCGGCCATTTGGTCGATCTTGGTATCGATGGTGTGTGGTTGAGCCCGGTGTTCAAGTCACCGATGGCCGATTTCGGTTACGACATCGCAGACTTTCGCTCCATCGATCCCCTGTTCGGTACGATGGCAGATCTGGACGCTATGATCGCAAAGGCGAAAGAGCTGGGCATCCGGGTGATACTGGACTTCGTGCCGAACCATACGAGTGACGAGCACGAGTGGTTCGTGAAGGCACAGAACAATGATCCCGCTTTCCGTGACTTTTACGTGTGGCGTGAGCCGAGGGGAAACGCCGAGCCCAACAATTGG CAATCGGTGTTCCACACGCCCGCTTGGACGAGACTGCCAGGTCAAACCCAGTACTATCTCCATCAGTTCGATAAGAAGCAACCGGATCTGAACTACCAAAACCAGCGTGTGAAGGACGAGATGGAGTCGATGATTCGGTTCTGGCTCGACAAGGGTGTCGATGGTTTCCGCATCGATGCGATCAACCACGTGTACGAGGATCCCCAGTTTCGCGATGAGGAGCTGATCGATCCAAAAGGTGAGCTGATTTGGGAGAATCTGGACCACAAGTACACCCAGAATCTGCCCGAATGCTACGATCTGATCTACGATTGGCGCGATGTGTTCGATCAGTACAAGGCGCGGGACAATGTAACGCGTCTGATGATGACGGAGGCGTACGCTAACCTGGAGCAGACGATGCTGTGGTATGGCAACCCGACACGGAACCGTAAGGGTGCCCACATTCCGTTCAACTTCGCCATGATCAACCGTCTGTCGAATGATTCGCGGGCGGGCGACTTCAAGGAGATCATCGACGAGTGGCTGGATGCGATGCCGGCCGGTCAGCAGGCTAACTGGGTGCTCGGTAATCATGACCGTCCCCGTATCGCTTCCCGGTTCGGTCGTGACAGGGCTTCCAGTTTTGCAGTGCTCGAGATGACACTGCCCGGTATTGCCGTGGTGTACTATGGTGAGGAGATCGGTATGGAGGACAACCGAGACATCACGTTCGAGGAGACGAAGGATCCACAGGCGGCCAATACGAACCCGGACGTTTACCAGCAGTTCACTCGCGATCCCGTACGTACTCCATTCCAGTGGGATGATACGGCATATGCCGGTTTCACGAGCGCAACGGCAAGGGACACCTGGCTACCGGTACATCCCAACTATCGGCAGCTTAATCTTGCGGCGCAAAAGGCCGCACCGGAGAGCATGTTTAAGCTGTACCAGCGTTTGATTAAGCTGCGCAAGGAAGACACCTTCCGGCATGGTGACTACGAGTCGAAGGTGATGCTGAACAATGTGTTCGGTTACACGCGCACCCTCGAAGATCATCAATCGTACGCGGTGGTGGTCAATCTGAACGATAATGATGTGAACGTGAACCTGCAGGAGCTACACGCCGATGTGGAGGGAGCCAAGGTTGTGCTCACGTCGCTCGGTGCCAAGCTGAAGGAAGGTGACGAGATAACGGAAGTGTTCCACGTTATCGTCGGTGCGTACGATGCGGTTGTCTTTGAGATTTCATCGTCTGCCAGTACGCTCGGAGTGtcgatgttgctgatgctgttcgcCTCCATCCTGCGTTCCCTGTTCTAG